A window of Exiguobacterium sp. Helios genomic DNA:
CATTTCGGTGAAGGTGATTTTTTTCGGTAATGCGGCATATAACGGAAATCCCATCGAATCAACCGGACGATCGTCCGGCACATAGACTGCCGGTAACGTGGCAGCAACTGCCAGGAGACAGGCATCGATCCAGTCGTCTGTCGCGACACCGCGCACATTTAGTTCCCAGTAAGCCGGACAACCGTACCGTCGCAACAGTTCTGCCCGCTCTGCCATTCCCTCGACCGTCCGTTTACTGTGACGTGCCGGATGACCGGTCAGGCGGGCAAAACAGACTTCCGGATGGGATTCCACCATGCCCGGTCGATAACAGTTCCGTACCTGTTGGATTTTCGGTAACAGATACCACGCTTGTTTGGAGAGACCGAAACCTGCCTGCTGCTTCGAATACTCGTTTGCTTCCGGATAACCGGCTTGCTCCAGTGCTGCACGCAACGGGGCATTAAAGACACTGCTCGTTCGGCCAGGCTTCAATTCTTCCCGTAACAACTGATCGACTGCCCGGCGTTTGTCTTCTTCCAGTCCAATCGGCATATCGATATAGGTCCGGGTTCCGCATTCGATTTCGTCGAGTGACGGAGCGACCGTCCAGGAAAACTGACCGTCTTGAATCGATACAGCCACCCATCCGGCTTTCGCCGCATCAATTCCGGTGACGTCCATTGGACTTCTCCCGCAGACTCTTAAGGAGCGATAAAATCGTAAAGACACCAAAAAAAGTCGCTGCCGCTAAAGAAATCTGTTCCCGTGCATCCAGGTACCAGACGATACTAACGATTGTCATTAAAATGAGGACGCTGTTGACGCGCATCATTTTTCGCGTTCGACGAAATGATACAGACTGCGGACCATGACACCGGTCGCCCCTTTTGGACCAAGTTCCGTCGCGGCTTTTTGTTCGGATGTTCCGGCGATATCAAGGTGGAGCCACGGGGTCTCACCGACAAATTCACCGACAAACGCACCACCGAAAATCATATGTCCCATCCGTCCCGGTGAGTTATTTAAGTCTGCGACGTCCGAGCGTCGGACCTGCTTGATGAACTGATCAACGTACGGCATCTGCCAGACCATTTCGTTTGTCTCTTGTGTCACGGCTTCAAATCGTTCGTACAGATCAGCATCATTCGTCAATGCCCCTGTGATTTCTGTTCCAAGTGCCACTAAGACTCCGCCTGTCAGCGTCGCAAGGTCAATGATCATCTTCGGCTTGTATTCTTTGGCGTAGGTGACGGCATCTGCCAGGACAAGGCGTCCTTCCGCATCGGTGTTCAGGATTTCAATCGTTTTTCCTGCCATTGACGTGATGACATCATCCGGTTTAAAAGCATCACCGGAAATCATGTTATCCGTCGCCGGAATGACTCCCAAGACGTTTACATTCGGTTTAAGCTGACCGAGGGCTTCAAACAATCCGAGGACGGCTGCGGCTCCTCCCATATCCCCTTTCATCCCGACGATTCCGTCTTTTGGTTTAATCGAGTAACCGCCTGTATCGAAAGTCACACCTTTTCCGACGACGGCAATCGGAGCCTCGTCGCCTGCTCCTTTGTATTCAAGGACAATCAGTTTCGGTGGAATTGTCGACCCTTGATTGACGGCAAGCAATGCACCCATCCCGAGCGCTTCCATATCTGTTTTTTCAAGAATCTTCAAATCATGCCCGTGACGCTCGGCAATAAAGCGGGCTTCATCCGCCAAAGCAGGTGCAGTCAACAGGTTACCCGGCATCGTGACGAGACGGCGCGCGAGATTCGTCGCTTGCGCAAGTGCTTCCCCACGTACAACATCCTGATCTCCCGCGTCTGACCAGATTGTTAAATCCAGATCATATGTGCCCCGCGTGTTTGTTTTATAATGTTTGACTTCATATGTAGCTAAGCCAAACGTCTCAGCAATCAGTTCGACCGGTTGACCCGGGAAAGTCGTCGCATCAATCGTCACTTTGGATAACTGGCGTGCTTTCAAGAACTGAGCTGCTTTTCCGAATAATCGGCGAAGGCTGTCTGTCGTAAGTCCTTCGGCTTTCCCAAGACCGACGAACAACACACGTTCCACGGTTCCAGTCAGTGTCGGCAACAAGCGGAGTTCTCCTTGTTTCGTTGAGATATCCCCTCGGCGTACCCATTCATCCAAACGATCCGGATAAAGTGACCGGATCCGTTCCTCGACCGGCTGGTTTCCTGAAATACCGACAACGAGTACTTCGACATGAGCTTGTGGATCTACTTGATTCCATCGCATATTCAAATCCCCCTTTAGTGATACATATTAGTATGAAGTGTTTAATCCAATTTTCCAACTGATAGCCTCCGAGACAAATGAAACCGTTCTCAAAGAAGACGTTCTTTAATTTGTCGATTTGAAGCGTTTCAAACAATTGTTGCCTGTTTCACAATATGATAGGATTAAACAGGTGAAAAGGACAGGCACTTCTATTTTAACGGTCATTTGGCAACGACAGAAATGTCTACGTTTTCATTCAAAGGGAGAGTCCGCAAGCGACCCGTTAAGAGAGATGCGTTTATGGGTATCTATAGATAGCAAAGAAATGACGTCGCTGCGGCGAAAAAACTTACTGAAAAGAGGGTAATGCACATGGCACAGCACATCAAAGGAATTGGCGCTTCTGCAGGGATTGCGATTGCAAAGGCATTCGTAATGGAAACACCTGTCTTTGACATTCCAACGAATAAAATCGAGGACTCGGCAGCAGAAAAGGAACGTTTCCAAGCCGCCATCGTTAAGTCGAAGGGTGAACTTGAAATCATCCGTGAAAACACATTAAAAGAACTCGGTGCAGACAAAGCGGAAATCTTCTCAGCTCACCTCTTGATCTTGGAAGACCCGGAAATCGTCAGCCAAGTCAACGCAAAAATTGACGATGAGAAGACCAATGCAGCCCAAGCACTCGATGAAGTGTCACAGATGATGGTCATGATTTTTGAATCCATGGATAACGAATACATGCGTGAGCGTGCAGCCGATGTCCGTGACGTTACAAAACGGACGATGGCCCACTTGCTCGGTATCACATTCGTTACACCGGCTCAAATCAATGAAGAAGTCATCATCATTGCAGAAGATTTAACACCTTCAGATACAGCACAACTCAACCGGAAGTATGCAAAAGGATTTGCTACGAACATCGGTGGACGGACTTCGCACTCGGCGATCATGTCCCGTTCTCTTGAAATTCCGGCTGTCGTCGGAACAAAAGTCGTCTTGACGGAAGTCAAACACGGTGATTTCTTGATTCTTGACGGTACAGAGGGTGACGTCATCGTCAACCCTTCAAGCGAACAAATCGCAGAGTATGAAGAAAAACGTTCAGCGTATATCGCTCAAAAAGAAGAGTGGAAAAAACTAAAAAACGAAAAAACAGTTACAGCAGACGGTCATCACGTCGAGCTCGCAGCGAACATCGGAACACCAAACGATGTAAAAGGCGTTCTCGAGAATGGTGCGGAAGCAGTCGGATTATACCGGACAGAGTTCCTTTACATGGACGCTGAAACGTTCCCGACGGAAGACGAGCAATTCACGGCTTACAAAACGGTTCTCGAATCGATGGGCGATAAAAAAGTTGTCATCCGGACACTCGATATCGGCGGCGACAAAGAGTTGTCTTACCTCGACCTCCCGCATGAGATGAACCCGTTCCTCGGCTACCGTGCAATCCGTCTTTGCCTGGACCAAACAGATCTCTTCCGGACACAGCTCCGTGCCCTTCTCCGGGCAAGCGCGTACGGAAAACTTGCTGTCATGTTCCCGATGATCGCGACACTCGAAGAATTCCGTGCAGCAAAAGCGCTTCTCTTGGAAGAAAAAGCAAACCTTCAAGCAGAAGGCGTGACGGTTTCTGAAGACATCGAAGTTGGTATGATGGTCGAGATTCCATCAACAGCTGTCATGGCGAAACAATTCGCGAAAGAAGTCGACTTCTTCTCAGTCGGAACAAACGACTTGATTCAATACACGATGGCAGCTGACCGGATGAATGAGAAAGTTTCATATCTCTACCAACCGTTCAACCCGGCCATCTTGAACCTCTTAAACAACGTCATCACAGAAGCACACAAAGCAGGCAAATGGGTCGGCATGTGTGGTGAGATGGCTGGAGAAGAACTCGCGCTTCCAATCCTTCTCGGACTCGGACTCGACGAATTCTCAATGTCAGCTTCTTCCGTCCTTCGTGCACGCAGCTTAATGACGCGCTTGAACAAAGCAGAATGTGAAGCAGTCGTTGAACAAGTACTCGATATGGATACAGCGGAAGATGTCGTTAACTTCCTCAGCACAACATTCGATATCAAAAAATAAGGTTTTTCAGACACGTCCCGTCTCGGGGCGTGTTTTTTTGTCTCGTTAACAAAGTATCCCCTTTTCCTTTACTTTGTGCGGGAAATCGGATTATCCTACGTCGAAATCATTCCTCTCTGTACTCGCTTTTCTCAGGCGAGACACAAGCCAGTTTTCCTGCCCCGTGTGGGCAGAAAAGCGGGTCTTGTTTGTCTCTGACAGCGCAGTTTGCACTTGCGCTTTTTCCTGCAGGAGTCTCGTGCATTGAATGATTTCGAACAACAAAAAAGGAAAGCGGATTTTGACATCCACTTTCCTCTCGTCTGTTAATGTTTATCTAAATCGCTTTAACTACACATTATGCTTGTTTTGCTTTTGGTCGTTCGCCTTGTCCTTCTTTTAACGTCGGACGTTCATTCCCCATCAGGAACACAAAGATGACACCGAGTACTGCTGGAATCAAAGCCCACAGGTAGACGGATGAAATCGATTCGGCAAGTGATGACTTGATGGCATTCGCTACTTCCGGCGGCATCTTCGCAAGGGCCGAAGCCGTCGGGAATTGTCCGCCATCCGGTGCATTGCCATTTGGCAACTGTTCACTGATCGTCGATGAGAATGTCCGCGACTGGACAATACCAAGAACTGTTACCCCGAGCGTCATTCCGATGGTCCGGAACGTCGATCCCATCGATGTGGCAGCACCGCGCCGTTGCATCTCAATTCCGTTGATACTCGCCAGGTTGAGTAACGAGAAACTGAATCCGACACCAAACCCTAAAATGATCATATAGATCGTGATGGCTGTTCTTGATGTTTCAAGCGACATCGTACTCAAGAGATAAACGCCTAATAAGAAGAAAACAGCTGAAACGAGCATGACATTCCGGAATCCGTATTTATTCGGTAGACGTCCACCGAGTTGGGCCGAAACGACGGATGCAATCAACATCGGCATCAAGATCAGACCCGAATTGGTCGCGCTACCACCAAACACACCTTGGACAAAAATCGGAATAAAGACACTGGCGGAGATAAAGACAAAGCCATAGAAGAAGGCTACGCCTTGTGTCGCCGCAAACAATTGCCGTCTAAATAAGCTGAACGTGATGACCGGATCAGCTGCCCGGCGTTCGATGAAGCCAAAGACGATGAAGG
This region includes:
- a CDS encoding DUF429 domain-containing protein; protein product: MDVTGIDAAKAGWVAVSIQDGQFSWTVAPSLDEIECGTRTYIDMPIGLEEDKRRAVDQLLREELKPGRTSSVFNAPLRAALEQAGYPEANEYSKQQAGFGLSKQAWYLLPKIQQVRNCYRPGMVESHPEVCFARLTGHPARHSKRTVEGMAERAELLRRYGCPAYWELNVRGVATDDWIDACLLAVAATLPAVYVPDDRPVDSMGFPLYAALPKKITFTEMV
- a CDS encoding leucyl aminopeptidase produces the protein MRWNQVDPQAHVEVLVVGISGNQPVEERIRSLYPDRLDEWVRRGDISTKQGELRLLPTLTGTVERVLFVGLGKAEGLTTDSLRRLFGKAAQFLKARQLSKVTIDATTFPGQPVELIAETFGLATYEVKHYKTNTRGTYDLDLTIWSDAGDQDVVRGEALAQATNLARRLVTMPGNLLTAPALADEARFIAERHGHDLKILEKTDMEALGMGALLAVNQGSTIPPKLIVLEYKGAGDEAPIAVVGKGVTFDTGGYSIKPKDGIVGMKGDMGGAAAVLGLFEALGQLKPNVNVLGVIPATDNMISGDAFKPDDVITSMAGKTIEILNTDAEGRLVLADAVTYAKEYKPKMIIDLATLTGGVLVALGTEITGALTNDADLYERFEAVTQETNEMVWQMPYVDQFIKQVRRSDVADLNNSPGRMGHMIFGGAFVGEFVGETPWLHLDIAGTSEQKAATELGPKGATGVMVRSLYHFVEREK
- the ptsP gene encoding phosphoenolpyruvate--protein phosphotransferase, whose translation is MAQHIKGIGASAGIAIAKAFVMETPVFDIPTNKIEDSAAEKERFQAAIVKSKGELEIIRENTLKELGADKAEIFSAHLLILEDPEIVSQVNAKIDDEKTNAAQALDEVSQMMVMIFESMDNEYMRERAADVRDVTKRTMAHLLGITFVTPAQINEEVIIIAEDLTPSDTAQLNRKYAKGFATNIGGRTSHSAIMSRSLEIPAVVGTKVVLTEVKHGDFLILDGTEGDVIVNPSSEQIAEYEEKRSAYIAQKEEWKKLKNEKTVTADGHHVELAANIGTPNDVKGVLENGAEAVGLYRTEFLYMDAETFPTEDEQFTAYKTVLESMGDKKVVIRTLDIGGDKELSYLDLPHEMNPFLGYRAIRLCLDQTDLFRTQLRALLRASAYGKLAVMFPMIATLEEFRAAKALLLEEKANLQAEGVTVSEDIEVGMMVEIPSTAVMAKQFAKEVDFFSVGTNDLIQYTMAADRMNEKVSYLYQPFNPAILNLLNNVITEAHKAGKWVGMCGEMAGEELALPILLGLGLDEFSMSASSVLRARSLMTRLNKAECEAVVEQVLDMDTAEDVVNFLSTTFDIKK
- a CDS encoding MDR family MFS transporter — translated: MATTSTKTRYVVLGLLIGILVAAMDNTIVATAMPTIVSELNGFDQYAWVTSAYMIATVAGMPIFGKLSDMYGRKRFFLFGMLLFIAGSILCGMADSIVELSVYRAVQGLGGGALMPIAFTIIFDIFPPEKRGKVSGLFGAVFGISSIFGPLLGAVLTDAINWRWVFYINIPLGILALTLVSLFYKESPVHRTQKIDYAGAVTLVAGLVLFLLALEMGGKDYAWNSPQILGLFGAALVAFIVFGFIERRAADPVITFSLFRRQLFAATQGVAFFYGFVFISASVFIPIFVQGVFGGSATNSGLILMPMLIASVVSAQLGGRLPNKYGFRNVMLVSAVFFLLGVYLLSTMSLETSRTAITIYMIILGFGVGFSFSLLNLASINGIEMQRRGAATSMGSTFRTIGMTLGVTVLGIVQSRTFSSTISEQLPNGNAPDGGQFPTASALAKMPPEVANAIKSSLAESISSVYLWALIPAVLGVIFVFLMGNERPTLKEGQGERPKAKQA